From Enhydrobacter sp., the proteins below share one genomic window:
- a CDS encoding zinc ABC transporter substrate-binding protein, which produces MFRRSLLVLPALLIGAPALAQSRLKVVATFSILGDLVVQIGGDAVDLAVLVGPDTDAHTYQPRPADARLLVEAQVLVSNGLGFEGWIDRLAKAAPFKGRAVVASQGVPTITAGHGHGHGHGHSHGHGPDAHCWQDVARTRRYVSNIAAGLGSADPANAAHYRERALAYDKRLAELDVWIKAEIAKVPAAQRKVITGHDSFGYFARAYGVQFSAPRGYSTESQPSAKDVAALIRQVREQKIKALFVENMSNPGLVEQIARESGAVVGPTLYSDALSAPGGPAPTYEAMMRYNVSALVAGMLKN; this is translated from the coding sequence ATGTTCCGCCGCTCCCTGCTCGTCCTGCCGGCGCTCCTGATCGGCGCCCCGGCCCTCGCGCAATCCAGGCTCAAGGTGGTCGCGACCTTCTCGATCCTGGGCGATCTCGTCGTCCAGATCGGCGGCGATGCCGTCGACCTCGCCGTGCTGGTCGGGCCCGACACCGATGCCCACACCTATCAACCCCGGCCGGCGGACGCGCGCCTGCTGGTCGAGGCGCAGGTATTGGTGAGCAACGGGCTGGGCTTCGAAGGCTGGATCGACCGGCTGGCCAAGGCCGCACCCTTCAAGGGCCGCGCCGTGGTGGCGAGCCAGGGCGTGCCGACGATCACGGCCGGCCACGGGCATGGCCATGGTCACGGCCACAGTCATGGCCATGGACCGGACGCGCATTGCTGGCAGGACGTCGCCCGCACCCGCCGCTACGTCTCCAACATCGCCGCGGGACTGGGCAGCGCCGATCCGGCGAACGCCGCGCACTATCGCGAACGCGCCCTCGCCTACGACAAGCGGCTGGCCGAGCTCGATGTCTGGATCAAGGCCGAGATCGCCAAGGTGCCCGCGGCGCAGCGCAAGGTCATCACCGGCCACGATTCGTTTGGTTACTTCGCCAGGGCCTATGGCGTTCAGTTCAGCGCACCGCGCGGCTACAGCACCGAGAGCCAGCCGTCGGCCAAGGACGTCGCTGCCCTGATCCGGCAGGTGCGCGAACAGAAGATCAAGGCGCTGTTCGTCGAGAACATGAGCAACCCGGGGCTGGTCGAGCAGATCGCCCGCGAATCGGGGGCGGTCGTCGGCCCGACGCTCTACAGCGACGCCCTCTCGGCGCCAGGCGGTCCAGCGCCGACCTACGAGGCGATGATGCGCTACAACGTGTCGGCGCTGGTCGCCGGCATGCTGAAAAACTAG
- the folD gene encoding bifunctional methylenetetrahydrofolate dehydrogenase/methenyltetrahydrofolate cyclohydrolase FolD, translating to MAEARLIDGKAFAAGLRRRVGEGVSDMTARGLPRPGLATVLVGGDPASQVYVKSKGKTAAELGMASFDHRLPEETSDADLLALIARLNADPAVNGILVQLPLPRHIDTSKVLLAIDPAKDVDGFHPVNVGRLGSIAPGAPLDFPVPCTPLGVSMLLADTLGPLAGRHAVIVGRSNLVGRPVAQLLLRADCTVTIAHSRTRDLPALCRQADILVVAIGRPGFVRGDWIKPDAAVIDVGINRVPMPEGKSRLVGDVAFDEARSVAGHLTPVPGGVGPMTVACLMFNTLQAARLAAGLAFASA from the coding sequence ATGGCTGAGGCGAGACTGATCGACGGCAAGGCGTTCGCCGCGGGCCTGCGCCGGCGCGTGGGCGAAGGCGTGTCGGACATGACGGCCCGGGGTCTTCCCCGGCCCGGCCTCGCGACGGTGCTGGTGGGCGGCGATCCGGCGAGCCAGGTCTATGTGAAGAGCAAGGGCAAGACGGCGGCCGAGCTCGGCATGGCGAGCTTCGACCATCGCCTGCCCGAGGAGACGAGCGACGCCGATCTGCTGGCGCTGATTGCGAGGCTCAACGCCGATCCCGCGGTGAACGGCATCCTGGTCCAGCTTCCGCTGCCCCGGCATATCGACACGTCCAAGGTGCTGTTGGCGATCGATCCGGCCAAGGACGTCGACGGCTTCCATCCGGTCAATGTCGGTCGGCTGGGCTCGATCGCGCCCGGTGCGCCGCTCGACTTCCCCGTGCCCTGCACGCCGCTCGGCGTGTCGATGCTGCTCGCCGACACGCTCGGCCCGCTCGCCGGCCGGCATGCCGTCATCGTCGGCCGCTCGAACCTGGTCGGCCGGCCCGTCGCGCAGTTGCTGCTGCGCGCCGATTGCACCGTGACGATCGCGCATTCGCGCACGCGCGACCTGCCGGCGCTCTGCCGTCAGGCCGACATCCTGGTCGTGGCGATCGGCCGTCCCGGCTTCGTGCGCGGCGACTGGATCAAGCCGGACGCGGCCGTGATCGATGTCGGCATCAACCGCGTGCCGATGCCGGAGGGCAAGAGCCGGCTGGTGGGCGACGTCGCCTTCGACGAGGCGCGATCCGTTGCCGGCCATCTCACGCCGGTGCCGGGCGGCGTGGGGCCGATGACCGTGGCGTGCCTGATGTTCAACACACTGCAGGCCGCGCGCCTCGCCGCGGGCCTGGCCTTCGCGTCGGCTTGA
- a CDS encoding DUF167 domain-containing protein — protein MAPLNDPAFLRRNPGGVTVELRVRPRARRTTLETSGDALNAAVTAPPEDGRANAAVIVLLAEQWRLPRSAFSVVKGAASRGKVVNVAGAPDMVAGRIIEWVRAHG, from the coding sequence CTGGCCCCGCTGAACGACCCGGCCTTTTTGAGACGCAACCCCGGCGGCGTCACCGTCGAGTTGCGGGTGCGGCCGCGGGCCCGGCGCACGACTCTCGAAACGTCGGGTGACGCCCTCAATGCCGCGGTGACAGCGCCGCCCGAGGACGGAAGGGCGAACGCGGCCGTGATCGTCCTGCTGGCCGAGCAATGGCGATTGCCGCGCTCGGCCTTCTCTGTGGTCAAGGGCGCCGCCTCGCGCGGCAAGGTCGTCAACGTCGCCGGCGCGCCCGATATGGTCGCCGGCAGGATCATCGAATGGGTGCGCGCGCATGGCTGA
- a CDS encoding YggT family protein, with translation MQSMLLLIDTIIDIYTWIVIASAIMSWLVAFGVVNVRNQFIRWIVDFLYRITEPALRPIRRLLPNLGGIDISPVILLLALFFIRSLLWEYWPR, from the coding sequence ATGCAATCGATGCTTCTGCTCATCGACACGATCATCGATATCTACACCTGGATCGTGATCGCGAGCGCCATCATGAGCTGGCTGGTCGCGTTCGGCGTTGTCAATGTCCGCAACCAGTTCATCCGCTGGATCGTCGACTTCCTCTATCGCATCACCGAGCCGGCGTTGCGGCCGATCCGGCGCCTCCTGCCCAATCTCGGCGGCATCGACATCTCGCCGGTGATCCTGCTGTTGGCGCTGTTCTTCATCCGCAGCCTGCTGTGGGAGTACTGGCCCCGCTGA
- a CDS encoding FHA domain-containing protein encodes MGLEIGALLGFLGLTSAFALVGTILAAWMAWRIVEKAGLPGWAGMAAVLLTLTAVATIVPLILLWVFAFMRWPRDDAQPVPIGAAAPTPPASTQAALAPPRQALADRRGWRLTGAGMALVVDGAASTYLLTGAPAVADAELSIPDPSVGRPHARLLCSAGRLGLEDLGTPGGTWIDGARLLPEHGPRDITAARTIRLGSVELALSRA; translated from the coding sequence ATGGGCCTGGAGATCGGTGCGCTTCTCGGTTTCCTCGGGCTGACCAGCGCCTTCGCCCTGGTCGGCACCATTCTCGCCGCCTGGATGGCCTGGCGCATCGTCGAGAAGGCGGGCCTGCCGGGTTGGGCCGGCATGGCAGCGGTGCTGCTGACGCTGACCGCCGTCGCCACGATCGTGCCGCTGATCCTGCTTTGGGTGTTCGCCTTCATGCGCTGGCCGCGCGACGACGCGCAGCCCGTGCCGATCGGCGCGGCTGCACCGACACCACCTGCATCGACACAAGCCGCGCTGGCGCCGCCGCGCCAGGCGCTGGCGGACCGGCGCGGCTGGAGGCTGACCGGGGCCGGCATGGCCTTGGTCGTCGACGGCGCGGCGTCGACATATCTGTTGACCGGGGCGCCGGCCGTAGCGGATGCCGAGCTTTCAATTCCCGATCCGTCGGTCGGCCGGCCGCATGCGCGGCTTCTGTGCTCGGCAGGCCGGCTCGGCCTCGAGGATCTCGGGACGCCGGGCGGCACCTGGATCGACGGTGCCCGGCTCCTGCCCGAACACGGGCCGCGCGACATCACGGCGGCGCGCACCATCCGCCTGGGCAGCGTCGAACTGGCCCTGTCGCGCGCCTGA
- a CDS encoding RidA family protein, whose amino-acid sequence MADGKKVIQTNAAPAALGPYSQAIAAGGMIFCAGQIPLDPQSGAIVAGGVAEQTHQVLKNLRAVLKAAGSDLDRAVKTTVFLKNMGDFAAMNEVYGRAEYFGGEPPARSTVEVARLPRDVLVEIEVVALG is encoded by the coding sequence GTGGCAGACGGCAAGAAAGTGATCCAGACCAATGCGGCGCCGGCGGCGCTCGGTCCCTATTCGCAGGCGATCGCCGCGGGCGGCATGATCTTCTGCGCCGGCCAAATCCCGCTCGACCCGCAGAGCGGCGCCATCGTCGCCGGCGGCGTCGCCGAGCAGACCCATCAGGTGCTGAAGAACCTGCGCGCCGTTCTCAAGGCGGCCGGCAGCGATCTCGACCGGGCGGTCAAGACCACGGTGTTTCTCAAGAACATGGGCGACTTCGCCGCCATGAACGAAGTCTACGGCCGTGCCGAGTATTTCGGCGGCGAGCCGCCGGCCCGCTCGACCGTCGAGGTGGCGCGTCTGCCGAGAGACGTCCTGGTCGAGATCGAGGTGGTGGCGCTTGGTTGA
- a CDS encoding acyl-CoA dehydrogenase family protein encodes MDYSFTAEQEELRRTVRRFAEGELAPLVREAEERETFPRHLFRRFGELGLIGVRYPEADGGSGFDKIADCIVREEMSRVCQSFSSSWSAHSHLGIWPIWRAGTARQKERFFRPALAGERIAGFALSEPDGGSDIRALRTRAEKVPGGWRLNGSKLYITNAPIADFLTLAARTASDPTPAAISLFLVELPNPGIEVVRLKKEGIRASDTGLVHIADAFVPDDGLLGDRTGTYPVILDSLSENRVGVAANALGMAQAALEAALDYAKVREVRGRTIGQYQAIAHKLADMAADIEAARWLVYHGAWRVDQGTLDAATAAKVKLVASECAVRVSEAAVRIHGGAGIMREYPVGRIHRDSLVYVIGEGTSEIQRNIIARGLGL; translated from the coding sequence ATGGACTATTCCTTTACCGCCGAACAGGAGGAGTTGCGGCGCACGGTGCGCCGCTTCGCCGAGGGCGAGCTCGCGCCGCTCGTGCGCGAGGCGGAGGAGCGCGAGACGTTTCCCCGCCATCTCTTCCGGCGTTTCGGCGAACTGGGGTTGATCGGCGTGCGCTATCCCGAGGCCGACGGCGGCTCGGGTTTCGACAAGATCGCCGACTGTATCGTGCGCGAGGAGATGTCGCGCGTTTGCCAGTCCTTCTCCTCGTCGTGGTCGGCGCACAGTCATCTCGGCATCTGGCCGATCTGGCGAGCGGGCACGGCGCGGCAGAAGGAGCGATTCTTCCGTCCGGCGCTGGCGGGAGAGCGCATCGCCGGGTTCGCCCTGTCCGAACCCGACGGCGGCTCCGACATCCGTGCGCTGCGCACTCGGGCTGAAAAGGTCCCGGGCGGCTGGCGTCTCAACGGGTCCAAGCTCTACATCACCAATGCGCCGATCGCCGACTTCCTGACCCTCGCCGCGCGGACCGCGTCGGATCCCACGCCGGCCGCGATCAGCCTCTTCCTGGTCGAGTTGCCCAATCCGGGAATCGAGGTCGTGCGGCTGAAGAAGGAAGGTATCCGCGCTTCGGACACCGGCTTGGTGCACATCGCCGACGCCTTCGTCCCCGACGACGGCCTGCTCGGCGATCGCACGGGAACCTATCCGGTGATTCTCGACAGCCTCTCGGAAAACCGCGTCGGCGTGGCGGCCAACGCGCTCGGCATGGCGCAAGCCGCGCTCGAGGCGGCGCTCGACTACGCCAAGGTGCGCGAGGTGCGCGGGCGGACGATCGGCCAGTATCAGGCGATCGCCCACAAGCTCGCCGACATGGCGGCCGACATCGAAGCGGCGCGGTGGCTGGTCTATCACGGCGCGTGGCGGGTCGACCAAGGCACGCTCGACGCCGCCACGGCGGCCAAGGTGAAGCTGGTCGCTTCCGAATGCGCGGTGCGCGTCTCGGAGGCTGCCGTTCGCATTCATGGTGGCGCCGGGATCATGCGTGAATATCCCGTCGGCCGCATTCATCGCGATTCGCTGGTCTACGTCATCGGCGAAGGCACGTCCGAGATCCAGCGCAACATCATCGCGCGCGGGCTCGGCCTCTGA
- a CDS encoding ferritin-like domain-containing protein: MTTQKIYQLPVEVTGWKFDGATEIQFNWEYEDGSADLLNLYEKGKQQQWDTSTRIDWSQELFEENPMGLADESIPIYGSPFWEKMTEKEKNWLRFNLQCHSICQFMHGEQGALIATAKIVNTVPDMNAKFYAATQVMDEARHVESYKRLIHEKFKSAYPITESLKNLLEQTLADRRWDMTYLGMQVLIEGLALAAFQRIRDQAKNNLAAAVNAYVMQDEARHVTFGRMALREYYPQLSDHERAEREEFTVEALYFMRDRFNQAEVWMRSGLPVDKLMEYAHQSGAMQQFRTRLFTRIVPILKEIGLFGPKVQKALGDMGVMEYAKIDVDKLIGNDMKVAEDFDAKKFVKEAIAAE, translated from the coding sequence ATGACGACGCAAAAGATCTATCAGCTCCCGGTCGAGGTCACCGGCTGGAAGTTCGACGGGGCCACCGAAATCCAGTTCAACTGGGAATATGAGGACGGCTCGGCGGACCTGCTGAATCTCTACGAGAAGGGCAAGCAGCAGCAGTGGGACACCTCGACCCGCATCGACTGGTCGCAGGAGTTGTTCGAGGAGAACCCGATGGGTCTCGCCGACGAATCGATCCCGATCTACGGCTCGCCGTTTTGGGAGAAGATGACCGAGAAGGAAAAGAACTGGCTGCGCTTCAACCTGCAGTGCCATTCGATTTGCCAGTTCATGCACGGCGAGCAGGGCGCGCTGATCGCCACGGCCAAGATCGTCAACACCGTGCCCGACATGAACGCCAAGTTCTATGCGGCGACCCAGGTGATGGACGAGGCCCGCCACGTCGAGAGCTACAAGCGGCTGATCCACGAGAAGTTCAAGTCGGCCTATCCGATCACCGAGTCGCTCAAGAACCTGCTCGAGCAGACGCTGGCCGACCGGCGCTGGGACATGACCTATCTCGGCATGCAGGTTCTGATCGAGGGCCTGGCGCTCGCCGCCTTCCAGCGCATCCGCGACCAGGCGAAGAACAACCTGGCGGCGGCCGTGAACGCCTATGTGATGCAGGACGAGGCGCGCCACGTCACCTTCGGGCGCATGGCGCTGCGCGAATACTATCCGCAACTCTCCGACCATGAGCGGGCCGAGCGCGAGGAGTTCACCGTCGAGGCGCTCTATTTCATGCGCGACCGCTTCAATCAGGCCGAGGTCTGGATGCGCTCGGGCCTGCCGGTCGACAAGCTGATGGAGTATGCCCATCAATCCGGCGCCATGCAGCAGTTCCGCACGCGCCTGTTCACCCGCATCGTGCCGATCCTCAAGGAGATCGGCCTGTTCGGACCCAAGGTGCAGAAGGCCCTGGGCGACATGGGCGTGATGGAATATGCCAAGATCGACGTCGACAAGCTGATCGGCAACGACATGAAGGTCGCCGAGGATTTCGACGCCAAGAAGTTCGTGAAGGAAGCGATCGCGGCCGAGTAG
- a CDS encoding ferredoxin--NADP reductase, with amino-acid sequence MAYHQLRIAKIVEETPDARSFVLEVPADLVDKFKYRAGQFLTFRVPHDAGEFNRCYSLSSAPETDGHHLKVTVKRVAGGKGSNWFNDALKEGGSLHVLPPAGRFVLREGSAPLLLFGGGSGITPMMSLIKSALKAGTRRIRLFYANRDKPSIIFDKELLALIADHPARLEVIHHLDAEQGLTKPEEILAALKGFETAEAYLCGPGPFMTLVERTLVDAGMPRDKVLIERFEAAGNDAIPVAAEEGDTIPSEITIHFEGKAHKVPYRKGQTILEAARAGGLNPLSSCEEGFCASCAAKRIKGKVVLAKNDIYTDDDLANNWILTCQGHCFGLEVEITYDVV; translated from the coding sequence ATGGCTTATCATCAATTGCGCATCGCCAAGATCGTCGAGGAAACGCCCGATGCGCGGTCGTTCGTGCTCGAGGTCCCCGCAGACCTCGTCGACAAGTTCAAGTACCGGGCCGGACAATTCCTGACCTTCCGCGTGCCCCACGATGCGGGTGAGTTCAACCGCTGCTATTCGCTGTCGAGCGCACCCGAGACCGACGGCCATCATCTCAAGGTGACGGTGAAACGCGTCGCGGGTGGCAAGGGCTCCAACTGGTTCAACGACGCCCTGAAGGAAGGCGGGTCGTTGCACGTGTTGCCGCCGGCCGGCCGCTTCGTGCTCCGCGAAGGAAGTGCGCCGTTGCTGCTGTTCGGCGGCGGCAGCGGCATCACGCCGATGATGTCGCTGATCAAGTCGGCGCTCAAGGCGGGAACGCGCCGCATCAGGCTTTTCTATGCCAATCGCGACAAACCCTCGATCATCTTCGACAAGGAGTTGCTGGCCTTGATCGCCGACCATCCCGCACGGCTGGAGGTTATCCACCATCTGGACGCCGAGCAGGGCCTGACGAAACCCGAAGAAATTCTCGCCGCCCTCAAGGGCTTCGAGACGGCCGAAGCCTACCTTTGTGGCCCGGGGCCATTCATGACACTGGTCGAACGCACCCTGGTCGATGCCGGCATGCCGCGCGACAAGGTGCTGATCGAGCGCTTCGAAGCCGCCGGCAACGACGCCATCCCGGTCGCGGCCGAGGAGGGCGACACGATCCCATCGGAGATCACCATTCATTTCGAGGGCAAGGCGCACAAGGTGCCCTACCGCAAGGGCCAGACGATCCTCGAGGCAGCGCGCGCCGGAGGCCTCAATCCATTGTCTTCGTGCGAGGAAGGATTCTGCGCGTCCTGTGCGGCAAAGCGCATCAAAGGCAAGGTCGTGCTGGCCAAAAACGACATCTACACCGACGATGACCTCGCCAATAACTGGATCCTGACCTGCCAGGGCCACTGTTTCGGGCTCGAGGTCGAGATCACCTACGACGTGGTCTAG
- a CDS encoding VOC family protein has product MNKPVTPRGINHLVLNVRDMEESHRFWTEIVGFRQVGQLTPRPDRPNPPNMRFYSGVREDGTSHHHDIALVENRDLPAPPKDWAMFGMPCAVNHIAITMPSREAWLAHLEYLQKKGVKFDRRVEHGMTHSLYIHDPNGYGVEFVYDLPKEVWKDDIDGALNWVKILPTEGPEALEDRTEGIPNFKKQPLPAAE; this is encoded by the coding sequence ATGAACAAGCCGGTCACCCCGCGCGGTATCAACCATCTGGTGCTGAACGTCCGCGACATGGAGGAATCGCACCGCTTCTGGACGGAGATCGTAGGTTTCCGCCAAGTCGGCCAACTCACGCCTCGGCCGGACCGGCCCAATCCGCCCAACATGCGCTTCTACAGCGGCGTGCGTGAGGACGGCACCAGCCATCATCACGATATCGCCCTGGTCGAGAACCGCGACCTGCCGGCACCGCCCAAGGACTGGGCGATGTTCGGCATGCCCTGCGCGGTCAATCACATCGCCATCACCATGCCGAGCCGCGAGGCCTGGCTCGCCCATCTCGAATACCTGCAGAAGAAGGGCGTGAAGTTCGACCGCCGTGTCGAGCACGGCATGACCCACAGCCTCTACATCCACGACCCCAACGGCTATGGCGTGGAGTTCGTCTACGACCTGCCGAAGGAGGTCTGGAAGGACGACATCGACGGCGCGCTGAACTGGGTCAAGATCCTGCCGACCGAGGGGCCGGAGGCGCTCGAGGACCGTACCGAGGGCATCCCGAACTTCAAGAAGCAGCCGCTACCGGCGGCCGAGTAG
- a CDS encoding ferritin-like domain-containing protein, with product MTTQRIYELPVETTQWKFDGATEIQFNWEYDDGSASLLELYEKGKKQQWDASTRLDWSLELNPDNPMELKDEAISIYDTDVWRKMTDKERSWLRRNLQANSISQFMHGEQGALIATAKIVNTVPDMNAKFYAATQVMDEARHVEAYKRLLHEKFGLAYPINKALQALLEQTLTDRRWDMTYLGMQVLIEGLALAAFQSIRDKAGNTLAGAVNAYVMQDESRHVSFGRLALREYYPKLSDAERDEREEFVVEALYFMRDRFNQAEVWERLGLPQRMLDDIHYNSKQMKSFRGRLFSRVVPTVRDIGLWGPRVRKAFGDMGVMEYADIDVGEQLANDGKVAEDFDRKMFVEKAIAAE from the coding sequence GTGACCACGCAGCGCATCTACGAACTCCCCGTCGAGACCACGCAGTGGAAATTCGACGGCGCCACCGAGATCCAGTTCAACTGGGAGTACGATGACGGATCCGCCTCGCTGCTCGAGCTCTACGAGAAGGGCAAGAAGCAGCAATGGGATGCCAGCACGCGGCTCGACTGGTCGCTGGAGCTCAATCCGGACAATCCGATGGAGCTCAAGGACGAGGCGATCTCCATCTACGACACCGACGTGTGGCGCAAGATGACCGATAAGGAGCGGTCGTGGCTGCGCCGCAACCTGCAGGCCAATTCCATCAGCCAGTTCATGCACGGCGAGCAGGGTGCGCTGATCGCCACGGCCAAGATCGTCAACACGGTGCCCGACATGAACGCCAAGTTCTATGCGGCGACCCAAGTGATGGACGAGGCCCGCCACGTCGAGGCCTACAAGCGCCTGCTCCACGAGAAGTTCGGCCTCGCCTACCCGATCAACAAGGCGCTGCAGGCGCTGCTCGAGCAGACGCTGACCGACCGGCGCTGGGACATGACCTATCTCGGCATGCAGGTCCTGATCGAGGGCTTGGCGCTCGCCGCCTTCCAGTCGATCCGCGACAAGGCGGGCAACACGCTGGCCGGCGCGGTCAACGCCTACGTCATGCAGGACGAATCGCGCCACGTTTCCTTCGGGCGGCTGGCGCTGCGCGAATACTATCCGAAGCTTTCCGACGCCGAGCGCGACGAGCGCGAGGAGTTCGTGGTCGAGGCGCTCTACTTCATGCGCGACCGCTTCAACCAGGCGGAAGTGTGGGAGAGACTCGGCCTGCCGCAGCGGATGCTCGACGACATCCACTACAATTCCAAGCAGATGAAGTCGTTCCGCGGCCGGCTGTTCAGCCGCGTCGTGCCGACGGTCAGGGACATCGGCCTGTGGGGACCGCGGGTGCGCAAGGCGTTCGGCGACATGGGCGTGATGGAGTACGCCGACATCGATGTCGGCGAGCAGCTCGCCAACGACGGCAAGGTCGCCGAGGACTTCGACAGGAAGATGTTCGTCGAGAAGGCGATCGCGGCCGAGTAG
- a CDS encoding response regulator transcription factor → MTGNNRGKKILLVDDDPALRSVLAEQLDLYDGFTTIQVGTAAEGLEKAKQTHYDAVLLDIGLPDMDGRELCKLMRRQGVRSPVIMLTAADSDADTILGLDSGANDYVTKPFRINVLLARLRAHLRQHERSEDAVMTIGPYEFHPAAKMLMEKGGKKKVRLTDKEASILKYLFRAGDRPVARDVLLNEVWGYNAGVTTHTLETHIYRLRQKIEKDPAQAAILITDRGGYRLQP, encoded by the coding sequence ATGACGGGCAACAACCGCGGCAAGAAAATTCTGCTGGTCGACGACGATCCGGCGCTGCGTTCGGTGCTGGCCGAGCAGCTCGATCTCTACGACGGCTTCACCACCATCCAGGTCGGGACGGCCGCCGAGGGTCTCGAAAAGGCGAAGCAGACGCACTACGACGCGGTCCTTCTCGACATCGGCCTGCCCGACATGGACGGCCGCGAGCTGTGCAAGTTGATGCGACGCCAGGGCGTGCGCTCGCCGGTGATCATGCTGACGGCGGCGGATTCCGATGCCGACACCATTCTCGGCCTCGATTCGGGCGCCAACGACTACGTCACCAAGCCGTTCCGCATCAACGTGCTGCTCGCCCGTCTGCGGGCCCATCTGCGCCAGCACGAGCGCAGCGAGGACGCGGTCATGACGATCGGTCCCTATGAGTTCCATCCGGCCGCCAAGATGCTGATGGAGAAGGGCGGCAAGAAGAAGGTCCGGCTGACCGACAAGGAAGCGTCGATCCTGAAGTACCTCTTCCGCGCCGGCGACCGGCCGGTGGCGCGTGACGTGCTGCTGAACGAGGTATGGGGCTACAACGCCGGAGTCACGACGCACACGCTCGAGACCCACATCTATCGCCTGCGCCAAAAGATCGAGAAGGACCCCGCCCAGGCCGCCATCCTGATCACCGATCGCGGCGGCTACCGCCTGCAACCCTGA
- the ribA gene encoding GTP cyclohydrolase II, producing the protein MSPGQVHSRTATALAAVERAMAELRRGGIVVLRDEDGGGGLAIAAEACGPRAQQRLHALAQHPPVVVTTRRRAEAIGMEIPPHIAGSMGEVNKPITLDLPEGVPVDIILQPHETEEAGRHAALRYLSRPIASHAPRIAETAIELAKLSRLLPAVLLGPLSRDPGNKRRDWAREQDLVYVDAGDVLAYEDNASRNLQQVAQAYVPLEGAENARILAWRPSDGGKEHLAIVVGEIDPTEPVLIRLHSECFTGDLLGSLRCDCGVQLRGAIAELARQGSGVLLYLAQEGRGIGLVNKLRAYELQDEGFDTIDANEQLGFDADERIYAPAATMLARMGIKRVRLMTNNPEKISQLARHGIDVAERVPHSFPANGHNENYLRTKAERAGHML; encoded by the coding sequence ATGAGTCCGGGTCAGGTCCATTCTCGCACCGCCACCGCCCTCGCCGCCGTCGAGCGGGCGATGGCCGAGTTGCGGCGCGGCGGCATCGTCGTGCTGCGCGACGAGGATGGCGGGGGTGGCCTGGCGATCGCCGCGGAGGCCTGCGGGCCGCGCGCCCAGCAGCGCCTGCACGCTCTCGCCCAGCATCCGCCAGTGGTGGTCACCACCCGTCGTCGGGCCGAGGCGATCGGCATGGAAATCCCGCCGCACATCGCCGGCAGCATGGGCGAGGTCAACAAACCCATCACCCTCGACCTGCCCGAAGGCGTGCCGGTCGACATCATCCTCCAGCCGCACGAGACCGAAGAGGCCGGTCGCCACGCCGCCTTGCGCTACCTCTCGCGGCCGATTGCGAGCCACGCGCCGCGCATCGCCGAGACGGCGATCGAGCTCGCCAAGCTCTCGCGTCTGCTGCCCGCCGTGCTGCTCGGGCCGCTCAGCCGCGATCCCGGCAACAAGCGGCGCGACTGGGCGCGCGAGCAGGACCTCGTCTATGTCGATGCCGGCGACGTGCTGGCCTACGAGGACAACGCCTCGCGCAACCTGCAGCAGGTGGCTCAGGCCTACGTGCCGCTCGAGGGCGCGGAGAACGCGCGCATCCTGGCCTGGCGGCCGAGCGACGGCGGCAAGGAGCATCTCGCCATCGTGGTCGGCGAGATCGACCCCACGGAGCCGGTGCTGATCCGCCTCCATTCGGAGTGCTTCACCGGCGACCTGCTGGGTTCGCTGCGCTGCGATTGCGGCGTCCAGCTGCGCGGCGCCATCGCCGAGCTCGCGCGCCAGGGATCGGGCGTGCTGCTCTACCTGGCGCAGGAAGGACGCGGCATCGGCCTCGTCAACAAGCTCAGGGCCTACGAGCTGCAGGACGAGGGCTTCGACACGATCGACGCCAACGAGCAGCTGGGCTTCGACGCGGACGAGCGCATCTACGCCCCCGCCGCGACCATGCTGGCGCGCATGGGCATCAAGCGAGTGCGGCTGATGACCAACAACCCCGAGAAGATCAGCCAGCTCGCGCGCCACGGCATCGATGTGGCCGAGCGGGTACCCCATTCCTTCCCGGCCAACGGCCACAACGAGAACTACCTCCGCACCAAGGCCGAGCGCGCCGGACACATGCTCTAG